The following coding sequences lie in one Hoplias malabaricus isolate fHopMal1 chromosome 14, fHopMal1.hap1, whole genome shotgun sequence genomic window:
- the slc35d2 gene encoding nucleotide sugar transporter SLC35D2, translated as MSRRTSSFTSPPSPSSSTASSSFSAVSSFSRNGQTLRLFSALFYAASSFLIIVVNKTVLTTYRFPSYTFLGIGQMAFTIIVLYMAKLCKAVSFQDFDKSLPRKIFPLPLLYVGNHVTGLGSTKKLSLPMFTVLRKFTIILTMIMEAKILRKTFSTQLVCSVLAIVFGALVAASSDLAFDPEGYTFVLLNDVFTAANGVYTKKKLGIEGLGKYGILFYNAFIIIIPTAVASAYSGDMEKAIAFQGWLSLSFVLFFLLSCVMGFILMYSIVLCSYYNSALTTTVIGAIKNVAVAYIGMFIGGDYVFSWPNFVGLNICISGGLMYSYLTFHSSSSTQTVTQDEDKLRVHVVEELRDSAENQTLSDAVKPTI; from the exons ATGTCCAGAAGAACTTCTTCTTTCACTTCACCTCCTTCTCCGTCCTCTTCTACCGCTTCGTCCTCTTTCTCTGCAGTCAGTTCTTTTTCCAGAAATGGACAGACTCTCAGGCTTTTCTCGGCTCTGTTTTATGCCGCTAGTTCCTTCCTCATTATCGTTGTCAACAAAACTGTTTTAACCACTTACCG attTCCTTCTTACACATTCCTTGGAATTGGACAG ATGGCATTCACCATTATCGTCCTTTACATGGCCAAATTATGCAAAGCAGTCAGTTTTCAGGACTTTGACAAATCTTTACCCAGAAAA ATTTTTCCTTTACCTTTACTCTATGTTGGGAATCACGTAACAGGCCTGGGAAGCACAAAGAAATTAAG CTTACCCATGTTCACTGTGCTCAGAAAATTCACTATAATCCTGACAATGATTATGGAGGCAAAAATACTAAG GAAAACATTTTCAACTCAGTTGGTGTGCAGTGTATTGGCCATTGTGTTTGGGGCCTTGGTTGCTGCAAG CTCTGACCTGGCATTTGATCCAGAAGGATACACTTTCGTTCTGCTCAATGATGTATTCACTGCTGCCAATGGCGTGTACACAAAGAAGAAACTGGGAATAGAG GGCCTTGGCAAGTATGGGATTTTATTCTACAATGCATTCATCATCATTATACCCACTGCGGTGGCAAGTGCCTACTCAGGAGATATGGAAAAG GCCATTGCTTTTCAGGGGTGGTTGTCACTGAGTTTCGTCTTATTTTTTCTTCTGTCTTGTGTCATGGG GTTCATTTTGATGTACTCCATTGTTCTGTGTAGTTACTACAACAGTGCCTTAACCACTACCGTTATTGGAGCAATTAAG aatgtTGCTGTAGCCTACATTGGCATGTTTATTGGAGGAGACTATGTTTTTTCATGGCCTAACTTTGTAGGTCTAAACATTTG TATCTCAGGTGGCTTGATGTACTCATACCTGACTTTCCACAGTAGCTCTTCCACACAAACGGTTACTCAAGACGAAGACAAACTGCGAGTACATGTGGTAGAGGAGCTGCGGGACAGTGCCGAGAACCAAACATTATCAGATGCCGTTAAACCTACAATCTGA